In the Mycolicibacter sp. MU0102 genome, one interval contains:
- the nrdI gene encoding class Ib ribonucleoside-diphosphate reductase assembly flavoprotein NrdI: protein MSADSECSLVYFSSVSENTHRFVQKLGVPAIRIPLHGRIEVDHPYVLVLPTYGGGRQQPDMDDGGYVPKQVIAFLNNEHNRGLLRGVIAAGNTNFGAEFCYAGNVVSRKCGVPYLYRFELMGTDEDVQAVRAGLADFWKDEACHQPLQLQSR from the coding sequence ATGTCTGCGGATTCGGAATGCAGCCTGGTGTATTTCTCTTCGGTGTCGGAGAACACCCACCGCTTCGTGCAGAAGCTGGGAGTGCCGGCCATCCGGATCCCGCTGCACGGACGCATCGAGGTCGACCACCCTTATGTATTGGTCCTGCCGACCTACGGCGGCGGACGTCAGCAGCCCGATATGGATGACGGCGGCTACGTGCCGAAGCAGGTCATCGCTTTTTTGAACAACGAACACAACCGGGGGCTGCTGCGCGGCGTGATCGCGGCCGGCAACACCAACTTCGGTGCGGAGTTCTGCTACGCGGGCAACGTGGTGTCCCGCAAGTGCGGGGTGCCGTACCTGTATCGATTCGAATTGATGGGAACCGACGAGGACGTACAAGCCGTCCGCGCGGGCTTGGCTGATTTCTGGAAGGACGAGGCATGCCACCAACCGCTGCAACTGCAGAGCAGGTAA
- a CDS encoding redoxin NrdH → MSITVYTKPACVQCNATYKALDREGIAYEKVDISLDPDARDYVMALGYLQAPVVVAGDEHWSGFRPDRIKALSQTALSA, encoded by the coding sequence ATGAGCATCACTGTCTACACCAAGCCCGCGTGCGTGCAGTGCAACGCCACCTACAAGGCGTTGGACCGGGAGGGCATCGCTTACGAGAAGGTCGACATCTCGCTGGACCCCGACGCCCGTGACTACGTCATGGCGCTGGGTTACCTGCAGGCCCCGGTCGTGGTCGCCGGTGACGAGCACTGGTCGGGTTTCCGGCCGGACCGCATCAAGGCGCTGTCGCAGACCGCGCTGAGCGCGTAG
- a CDS encoding DedA family protein yields MTGITTNPDTLIATFGLLGVLAVVFVETGLLVGFFLPGDSLLFTAGVLAAQVHPAVPLWLLILTVPAAAIAGDQCGYLLGAKAGPAVLETRAARRLGHQQVERAQRYFATHGKATVFLARFVAVARTLTPVLAGASGMRHRTFTAYSIAGSVAWGAGVPLLGYLLGGIGFVRTHLDLVLLAVIAVSLVPVLLGVMGDRLRRHSKRPAPLNAANPSESVPAGMR; encoded by the coding sequence ATGACCGGAATTACTACCAACCCAGACACCTTGATCGCCACGTTCGGTCTGTTGGGCGTGCTGGCGGTGGTGTTCGTCGAGACGGGTCTTCTGGTGGGCTTCTTCCTGCCCGGCGACTCGCTGCTGTTCACCGCGGGAGTGCTGGCCGCTCAAGTTCACCCGGCGGTTCCCTTGTGGCTGCTGATCTTGACCGTGCCGGCCGCCGCGATCGCCGGTGACCAGTGCGGCTATCTCCTCGGGGCCAAGGCGGGGCCGGCTGTGCTGGAGACGCGGGCCGCCCGACGGCTCGGCCATCAACAGGTGGAACGGGCCCAGCGCTACTTCGCCACCCACGGCAAGGCCACCGTCTTTTTGGCGCGCTTTGTGGCAGTGGCGCGGACCCTGACGCCGGTGCTGGCCGGGGCATCCGGAATGCGCCACCGCACCTTCACCGCCTACAGCATCGCCGGCTCCGTGGCCTGGGGCGCGGGCGTTCCTTTGCTGGGGTATCTGCTGGGCGGCATCGGGTTCGTCCGCACTCACCTTGACCTGGTTCTGCTGGCGGTCATCGCAGTCTCGCTGGTCCCGGTGCTGCTGGGTGTCATGGGCGATCGTCTGCGGCGCCACAGCAAGCGTCCGGCTCCGCTCAATGCCGCGAATCCGTCGGAGTCGGTACCTGCCGGGATGCGCTGA
- a CDS encoding response regulator transcription factor, whose product MRILLVEDEARLAQTVCRGLAAEGFVVDVEHDGADGLAAAATGDYDVIVLDIMLPGLSGYQVVRELRAQQVWTPVLMLSAKDGEYDMADAFDIGADDYLTKPFSFVVLVARLRALLRRGAPARPTVLTAGTLALDPARRRVTRGDTVITLTPREFGLLQFLMRHPDDVVTKADILRSVWDTNYTGDENVVEVYVGYLRRKIDAPFGLATIETVRGAGYRLRSDIDS is encoded by the coding sequence GTGCGGATATTGCTGGTCGAAGACGAGGCTCGGCTGGCGCAGACCGTGTGTCGTGGGCTGGCGGCCGAGGGCTTCGTCGTCGATGTCGAACACGATGGCGCAGACGGCCTGGCCGCCGCGGCCACCGGCGACTACGACGTGATCGTGCTGGACATCATGCTGCCCGGCCTCAGCGGCTACCAGGTGGTCCGCGAGCTGCGGGCGCAGCAGGTGTGGACGCCGGTGCTCATGTTGTCGGCTAAGGACGGCGAGTACGACATGGCCGATGCCTTCGATATCGGCGCCGACGACTACCTGACCAAACCGTTCTCGTTCGTCGTGCTGGTGGCGCGGCTGCGCGCGCTGCTGCGCCGAGGCGCACCGGCACGTCCGACGGTGCTCACTGCGGGCACCCTGGCACTGGATCCGGCTCGCCGCCGGGTGACCCGCGGCGACACGGTGATCACGTTGACGCCGCGAGAATTCGGGCTGCTGCAGTTCTTGATGCGACACCCGGATGACGTCGTCACCAAGGCCGACATCTTGCGGTCGGTATGGGACACGAACTACACCGGCGACGAAAACGTCGTCGAGGTCTACGTCGGGTACCTGCGCCGCAAGATCGACGCACCGTTCGGACTGGCCACCATCGAGACGGTGCGCGGCGCCGGCTACCGCCTGCGCTCCGACATCGACTCTTGA
- a CDS encoding sensor histidine kinase, with protein sequence MRAVIKRIRSLYSGVRTRSALAAAAVMTVCLAIAGGLLLLVLYRSLESTAETAASLRAEHIATQLRSGDFDDLESALLATDGHIAVVQVVGASGVIRAASNGAPRTPLTAVVLADGQARYVGRVESATGEEYWVSARGAAAGGAPVTVLVGVDREPVEEIVTVVGVLLAVGAPILIVLVAAGTFRLVGAALRPVEAIRTRVASISSADLTERVPVPRTHDEIAELATTMNAMLSRLEHGRAAQLRLVSDVSHELRSPLATITTALELASARPELMDRALIDESLLPESHRMSRLLEDLLLLARSDEGALGLRGEDVDVDDLLAAEANRLGGRGSVSVATDIRACRVTGDRAALTRVIRNLVDNAARYARSTVTLSCRPASDGVVITIADDGPGIPVAERSRIFERFVRLDAARARTSGGTGLGLAIVAEVVRAHRGTVAVDDAAGGGAVFTVALPRQGFPDQESMSERRR encoded by the coding sequence ATGCGGGCCGTCATCAAGCGGATTCGCTCGCTATACAGCGGAGTTCGGACCCGATCGGCGCTTGCCGCCGCGGCGGTGATGACAGTCTGCCTCGCGATCGCGGGCGGTCTGCTCCTGTTGGTGCTGTATCGGTCGCTGGAATCGACCGCCGAGACCGCGGCTAGCCTTCGTGCCGAACACATCGCCACTCAGCTGCGCTCGGGTGACTTCGACGACCTGGAGTCGGCGTTACTGGCCACCGATGGGCACATCGCCGTCGTACAGGTCGTCGGCGCGTCGGGCGTGATTCGGGCCGCCTCCAACGGCGCGCCCCGGACGCCGCTGACCGCGGTAGTCCTCGCCGACGGTCAAGCGCGTTATGTAGGCCGCGTCGAATCCGCCACCGGCGAGGAATATTGGGTATCGGCTCGAGGGGCTGCCGCCGGCGGAGCGCCGGTCACCGTGCTGGTGGGGGTGGACCGCGAACCGGTCGAGGAGATCGTGACGGTGGTGGGTGTGCTGCTGGCGGTGGGCGCGCCGATTCTGATCGTGCTGGTGGCAGCGGGAACTTTCCGCCTGGTGGGCGCCGCACTGCGGCCGGTGGAAGCGATCCGCACCCGGGTGGCGTCGATCTCGAGTGCTGATCTGACCGAGCGGGTGCCGGTTCCCCGAACCCATGACGAGATCGCCGAACTGGCAACGACGATGAACGCCATGTTGTCTCGCCTGGAGCACGGCAGGGCCGCCCAGCTGCGTCTGGTCAGCGACGTCTCGCATGAATTGCGCAGCCCGCTGGCCACCATAACCACCGCGCTGGAGTTGGCCAGTGCCCGGCCCGAACTGATGGACCGGGCACTGATCGACGAATCACTTCTTCCGGAATCACACCGGATGAGCCGACTTCTCGAGGACCTGTTGCTGCTGGCCCGCTCCGACGAAGGGGCACTGGGATTGCGGGGGGAGGACGTCGACGTCGACGATCTGTTGGCGGCCGAGGCGAACCGACTCGGCGGCCGCGGCTCGGTCAGCGTCGCGACCGATATCCGGGCCTGCCGGGTCACCGGCGACCGCGCCGCCCTGACCCGGGTGATTCGCAACCTGGTCGACAACGCGGCACGGTATGCGCGCAGCACGGTGACGCTGAGCTGCCGTCCGGCCTCCGACGGCGTGGTCATCACGATCGCCGACGACGGTCCGGGGATCCCGGTGGCCGAACGGAGCCGGATCTTCGAACGGTTCGTCCGACTCGACGCGGCCCGTGCCCGAACATCGGGCGGCACCGGACTCGGCCTGGCGATCGTCGCAGAGGTGGTGCGTGCCCACCGCGGAACCGTGGCCGTGGACGATGCGGCCGGCGGTGGTGCGGTGTTCACCGTCGCACTGCCGCGGCAGGGTTTCCCCGATCAAGAGTCGATGTCGGAGCGCAGGCGGTAG
- a CDS encoding AAA family ATPase has protein sequence MLSTLAVRGYRSLRELVLPLRPLTVVTGANGTGKSSLYRALRLLADCGRGEVIGSLAREGGLESVLWAGPQQLGEARRSGTAQGSVRTRVVSLEMGFASDDFGYLVDLGLPQDPAQASAFSHDPEIKREIVFAGPVPRRGATLVSRTRAFAQASTDSGVEELSRTLPTYRSVLAEFAHPGAHPELAAVRDRLRDWRFYDGFRVDAGAPVRRPQVGTRTAVLAGDGVDLAAAVQTIIESGDDELDRAIAAAFDGATLSVSSHDGMFDVQLRQRGMLRPLRAAELSDGTLRFLLWAAALLSPQPPSLMVLNEPETSLHPDLVAPLAELIRAAATRTQVVVVTHARTMPELLAAVPVADADRHDTAEIEVYKDFGETRVAGLGLLNTPPWDWGSR, from the coding sequence ATGCTGTCGACGCTGGCCGTACGGGGTTACCGCTCGCTGCGCGAGCTGGTGCTGCCGTTGAGACCGCTCACGGTCGTGACCGGGGCCAACGGCACCGGCAAGTCCTCGCTGTACCGGGCGCTGCGACTGTTGGCCGACTGCGGGCGTGGCGAGGTGATCGGCTCGCTGGCTCGCGAGGGCGGCCTGGAATCGGTGCTGTGGGCCGGCCCCCAACAGCTCGGCGAAGCGCGCCGCAGCGGAACCGCCCAGGGCAGCGTGCGCACCCGAGTGGTCTCGCTGGAGATGGGCTTCGCCTCCGATGATTTCGGCTACCTGGTCGATCTGGGACTGCCACAGGACCCCGCGCAGGCGTCGGCGTTCTCCCACGATCCGGAGATCAAACGCGAGATCGTGTTCGCCGGGCCGGTGCCGCGGCGCGGCGCCACCCTGGTGAGCCGCACCCGGGCTTTCGCGCAGGCCAGCACGGACTCCGGTGTCGAAGAACTGTCACGGACCCTGCCCACCTATCGCAGCGTGCTCGCCGAATTCGCCCACCCCGGCGCGCATCCGGAACTGGCCGCGGTCCGCGACCGGCTACGGGACTGGCGCTTCTACGACGGCTTCCGGGTCGATGCCGGCGCACCGGTGCGACGACCGCAGGTCGGTACGCGCACGGCGGTACTCGCCGGCGACGGCGTCGATCTGGCTGCGGCGGTACAGACCATCATCGAGTCCGGTGACGACGAGCTGGACCGTGCGATCGCGGCCGCATTCGACGGCGCGACGTTGTCGGTCAGCTCGCACGACGGCATGTTCGACGTGCAGTTGCGCCAACGGGGCATGCTGCGGCCGTTGCGTGCCGCCGAACTGTCCGACGGCACCTTGCGCTTCCTGCTGTGGGCCGCCGCCCTGCTGAGCCCGCAGCCGCCGTCGCTGATGGTGCTCAACGAGCCGGAGACGTCCCTGCATCCCGACTTGGTGGCGCCGCTGGCCGAGCTCATCCGGGCCGCCGCCACCCGAACCCAGGTCGTGGTGGTCACCCACGCGCGCACCATGCCCGAGCTGCTCGCCGCTGTGCCTGTCGCCGACGCCGATCGCCACGACACCGCAGAGATCGAGGTCTACAAAGACTTCGGCGAGACGCGGGTCGCCGGTCTGGGCCTGCTCAACACCCCGCCGTGGGACTGGGGCAGCCGGTGA
- a CDS encoding SDR family oxidoreductase has product MTRVAQYYRGKRCFITGAASGIGRATALRLAELGAELYLTDRNAEGLAETVADARALGALVPEHRVVDIADYDDVAAFAADIHERHESMDVVMNIAGVSAWGTVDRLSHQQWRKMVDINLMGPIHVIESFLPQMVAAGRGGRLVNVSSAAGIVALPWHAAYSASKYGLRGVSEVLRFDLARHKIGVSVVVPGAVKTGLVNTVEIAGVDREDPHVEKWVGRFAGHAVSPEKAADKILAGVARNRYLVYTSGDIRALYAFKRLAWLPYSVAMRQANVLFSRALRPSRDSLRSS; this is encoded by the coding sequence ATGACACGCGTAGCGCAGTACTACCGGGGCAAACGGTGCTTCATCACCGGAGCGGCAAGCGGCATCGGACGGGCCACCGCATTGCGGCTGGCTGAGCTGGGTGCCGAGCTGTACCTGACCGACCGCAACGCCGAGGGTCTGGCCGAAACCGTCGCCGACGCACGCGCTCTGGGCGCGCTGGTACCCGAGCACCGGGTGGTCGACATCGCCGACTACGACGACGTCGCCGCCTTCGCTGCCGACATCCATGAGCGCCACGAGTCGATGGACGTCGTGATGAACATTGCCGGAGTGTCGGCGTGGGGGACAGTCGACCGGTTGAGCCACCAACAGTGGCGAAAGATGGTCGACATCAACCTGATGGGCCCGATCCACGTCATCGAATCGTTCCTGCCGCAGATGGTCGCCGCCGGCCGCGGCGGGCGCCTGGTGAATGTGTCCTCGGCAGCCGGAATCGTCGCCTTGCCCTGGCACGCGGCCTATTCCGCCAGCAAGTACGGCCTGCGCGGAGTGTCGGAGGTGCTGCGCTTCGACCTGGCCCGGCACAAGATCGGGGTGTCGGTGGTGGTTCCCGGCGCGGTCAAGACCGGTCTGGTCAACACCGTCGAGATCGCCGGCGTGGACCGCGAGGACCCGCACGTGGAGAAGTGGGTGGGCCGTTTTGCCGGCCATGCCGTGTCGCCGGAGAAGGCGGCCGACAAGATCCTGGCCGGGGTGGCGCGCAACCGCTACCTGGTCTACACCTCGGGTGACATCCGGGCGCTGTACGCGTTCAAGCGGCTGGCCTGGCTGCCCTACAGCGTGGCCATGCGTCAGGCCAACGTGCTGTTCAGCCGGGCGCTGCGGCCGTCGCGGGATTCGTTGCGCAGCTCCTGA
- a CDS encoding TetR/AcrR family transcriptional regulator, producing the protein MNSEVDEGGRSADDLPLRRGDKQRQAIVQAVRELLEEKPFAELSVSTISDRAGVARSGFYFYFDSKYAVLAHILTEATHELEELTHYFAPRGADESTEAFARRMVGSAAAVYAHNDPVMSACNMARNSDAEIRELLDAQIDAVIDQIVGVVNDELAAGTANPISDDIPALVRTLGATTAYMLSGDSAFVGPSGDVSRGVPVLEVLWRNALWGGGKT; encoded by the coding sequence GTGAATAGCGAGGTTGACGAGGGTGGGCGGTCCGCCGACGATCTGCCGTTGCGGCGGGGCGACAAGCAACGTCAGGCGATTGTTCAGGCGGTTCGGGAACTGCTGGAGGAGAAACCCTTCGCGGAACTTTCGGTCAGCACCATCAGCGACCGGGCCGGAGTGGCGCGCTCGGGGTTCTATTTCTACTTCGACTCCAAGTACGCCGTGCTCGCCCACATCCTGACGGAAGCCACGCACGAGCTCGAAGAGCTGACGCACTACTTCGCACCGCGGGGCGCCGACGAATCAACGGAGGCATTCGCCCGGCGCATGGTGGGCAGCGCGGCCGCGGTCTACGCCCACAACGATCCGGTGATGTCGGCATGCAACATGGCGCGCAACAGCGACGCTGAGATCCGGGAGCTGCTCGACGCTCAGATCGATGCGGTGATCGACCAGATCGTCGGCGTGGTCAACGACGAGCTCGCCGCGGGGACCGCGAACCCGATCAGCGACGACATTCCTGCGCTGGTGCGGACCCTGGGCGCCACCACGGCCTACATGCTTTCCGGAGACAGTGCCTTTGTGGGGCCCAGCGGTGATGTGAGTCGTGGCGTGCCGGTTCTCGAGGTGTTGTGGCGCAACGCGCTGTGGGGCGGCGGCAAGACCTAG
- a CDS encoding cytochrome P450, translating to MTTISTPRYLLDQAKRRFIPTVNTIPGMGLLEKRLMTVDWPQRTLAAPPPGSGLKPIVGDSGLPLLGHIVEMFRQGPDFPLHLYNTRGPITFADSPILPSIVALGPDATQTIFTNKNKDYSQKGWLPVIGPFFNRGLMMLDFDEHMGHRRIMQSAFTRPRLASYVEDIDRVASAIVADWPTDDNRFLLYPAMKELTLDVASVVFMGHEPGSDHQLVTKVNRAFEQTTRAGGAIIRTSLPPFKWWQGLQGRKLLEDYFVERVKERRKAEGTDMLTVLCHTADEDGNSFSDADIVNHMIFLMMAAHDTTTSTVTTMIYHLAAHPEWQDRARDESQRLGDSPLDIESLEKLETLDLVMDESLRLVTPLPFNMRQTVRDTDLLGHYVPAGTNVVTWPGMNHWLPELYTNPRQFDPERFLEPRSEHKKHRYAWAPFGGGAHKCIGMVFGRLEVKTVLHRLLRQYRIELAHPDYQPRWDYGGMPIPMDGMPIVLRRL from the coding sequence GTGACCACCATCAGCACCCCGCGTTACCTGCTCGACCAGGCGAAACGCCGGTTCATCCCGACCGTGAACACCATCCCCGGGATGGGATTGCTGGAGAAGCGGCTGATGACGGTCGACTGGCCACAACGGACGCTGGCCGCGCCGCCGCCGGGCAGTGGTCTGAAGCCCATCGTCGGCGACTCGGGACTGCCATTGCTGGGTCACATCGTCGAGATGTTCCGCCAGGGACCCGACTTCCCGCTGCACCTGTACAACACCCGGGGCCCGATCACGTTCGCCGATTCGCCCATCCTGCCGTCGATCGTCGCGCTAGGACCCGACGCCACCCAGACGATCTTCACCAACAAGAACAAGGATTACTCGCAGAAGGGCTGGCTCCCGGTGATCGGGCCGTTCTTCAACCGCGGTCTGATGATGCTGGACTTCGACGAGCACATGGGCCATCGGCGAATCATGCAGTCCGCCTTCACCCGGCCCCGACTGGCCAGCTACGTCGAGGACATCGATCGGGTGGCCTCAGCGATCGTGGCCGACTGGCCGACCGACGACAACCGCTTTCTGCTGTACCCGGCGATGAAGGAACTGACCCTCGACGTCGCCTCGGTGGTGTTCATGGGCCACGAACCGGGCAGTGACCACCAGCTGGTCACCAAGGTCAACCGCGCCTTCGAGCAGACCACCCGGGCCGGCGGCGCGATCATCCGCACAAGCCTGCCGCCATTCAAGTGGTGGCAGGGTCTGCAGGGCCGCAAGCTGCTCGAGGACTACTTCGTGGAGCGGGTCAAAGAGCGTCGTAAGGCCGAGGGCACCGACATGCTGACCGTCCTGTGTCACACCGCCGACGAGGACGGCAACAGCTTCTCCGACGCCGACATCGTCAACCACATGATCTTCTTGATGATGGCCGCCCACGACACCACCACCTCGACGGTGACCACGATGATCTACCACCTGGCCGCACACCCGGAGTGGCAGGACCGGGCCCGCGACGAGTCACAGCGACTCGGCGACAGCCCGCTGGACATCGAGTCGCTGGAGAAGCTGGAGACCCTCGACCTGGTCATGGACGAATCGCTGCGACTGGTGACGCCGCTGCCGTTCAACATGCGCCAGACCGTGCGCGACACCGATCTGCTGGGCCATTACGTTCCGGCCGGCACCAACGTGGTCACCTGGCCGGGCATGAACCACTGGCTGCCCGAGCTGTACACCAACCCGCGCCAGTTCGACCCGGAGCGCTTCCTCGAGCCGCGGTCCGAGCACAAGAAGCACCGCTACGCCTGGGCGCCGTTCGGCGGCGGCGCGCACAAGTGCATCGGGATGGTGTTCGGCCGCCTCGAGGTCAAGACGGTGCTGCATCGGTTGCTGCGCCAGTACCGGATTGAGCTGGCCCATCCCGACTACCAGCCGCGCTGGGACTACGGCGGCATGCCGATCCCGATGGACGGTATGCCGATCGTTTTGCGCCGGCTCTAG
- a CDS encoding cytochrome P450 produces the protein MATISTPQYLIDQAKRRFTPSFNNFPGMAALEKRLLNMEFPEKKLAEPPPGSGLKPVLGDSGLPILGHMVEVLRGGPDYLMHMYQTQGPVLFGDSPVLPAVAALGPDATQVIYSNRNKDYSQQGWVPVIGPFFNRGLMLLDFEEHMFHRRIMQEAFVRPRLAGYVEQIDRVASQVIANDWVTDDARFLLHPAMKELTLDIAALVFMGHEPGTDHELVTKVNKAFTTTTRAGNALIRTSVPPFTWWRGLKARELLETYFTARVREHRGKEGNDLLTALCYAEDEDGNRFSDTDIVNHMIFLMMAAHDTSTSTATSMAYNLAGNPDWQQRCRDESTRLGDGPLDIESLEKLESLDLVMDESIRLVTPVQWAMRQTVRDTDLLGYYIPKGTNVIAYPGVNHRLPELWTNPMKFDPERFTEPRNEHKQHRYAFNPFGGGAHKCIGMTFGRLEVKAILHRLLRRYRLELPHPGYQTRWDYGGMPIPMDGMPIVLRRL, from the coding sequence GTGGCCACGATCAGCACCCCGCAGTACCTGATCGACCAGGCCAAACGCCGGTTCACCCCGTCGTTCAACAACTTCCCGGGTATGGCCGCGCTGGAAAAACGGCTGTTGAACATGGAGTTCCCCGAGAAGAAACTCGCCGAGCCGCCCCCGGGCAGTGGACTCAAGCCGGTCCTCGGCGATTCCGGGCTGCCGATCCTGGGGCACATGGTCGAGGTGCTGCGCGGCGGGCCCGATTACCTGATGCACATGTACCAGACCCAGGGCCCGGTGCTGTTCGGCGATTCGCCCGTCTTGCCGGCCGTCGCGGCACTGGGACCCGATGCGACGCAGGTCATCTACTCCAACCGCAACAAGGACTACTCGCAACAGGGCTGGGTCCCGGTGATCGGGCCGTTCTTCAATCGGGGCCTGATGCTGCTGGATTTCGAGGAACACATGTTCCATCGGAGGATCATGCAAGAGGCGTTCGTACGGCCGCGCCTCGCCGGCTACGTCGAGCAGATCGACCGGGTCGCCTCCCAGGTGATTGCCAACGACTGGGTCACCGATGACGCGCGCTTCCTGCTTCACCCGGCGATGAAGGAGCTCACCCTCGACATCGCCGCGCTGGTGTTCATGGGACACGAACCCGGCACCGACCATGAGCTGGTCACGAAGGTCAACAAGGCGTTCACCACGACAACCCGGGCCGGCAACGCACTGATCCGAACCAGCGTGCCGCCCTTTACCTGGTGGCGTGGCCTCAAGGCGCGTGAGCTCTTGGAGACCTACTTCACCGCCCGGGTCCGGGAGCATCGAGGCAAGGAAGGCAACGACCTCCTCACCGCGCTGTGCTACGCCGAGGACGAGGACGGCAACCGGTTCTCCGACACCGACATCGTCAACCACATGATCTTTCTGATGATGGCCGCCCACGACACGTCGACGTCCACGGCCACATCAATGGCCTATAACCTCGCGGGCAACCCAGACTGGCAGCAACGCTGCCGCGACGAATCGACTCGCCTGGGCGACGGGCCGCTCGACATCGAATCTCTGGAGAAGCTGGAATCGCTCGATTTGGTGATGGACGAATCGATCCGCCTGGTGACACCGGTGCAGTGGGCAATGCGCCAGACGGTCCGCGACACCGATCTACTGGGCTACTACATCCCCAAGGGCACCAATGTCATCGCCTACCCCGGAGTGAACCATCGCCTTCCCGAATTGTGGACGAACCCAATGAAATTCGACCCAGAACGGTTCACCGAACCGCGTAACGAGCACAAACAGCACCGCTACGCGTTCAATCCGTTCGGCGGCGGCGCGCACAAGTGCATTGGAATGACGTTCGGCCGCCTCGAAGTCAAGGCGATCTTGCACCGGCTGCTGCGCCGGTACCGGCTGGAGTTGCCGCACCCCGGCTACCAAACACGCTGGGACTACGGCGGCATGCCCATTCCGATGGACGGGATGCCGATCGTCTTACGCCGGCTTTAG
- a CDS encoding homocitrate synthase, with product MANTSFADRFDTRLPRELRDPGAQLTWDGFVASYGRCAGPLRLGRWRCLDADRPATRLGLQGRTYQATIALGDRTGTCTAAAHGPLAALTEMLYERGITLEILGFHQLVCGTEIATFIHGSNGRAAAWAVGFAPDAGASAVDAIVTCVNRLLTAG from the coding sequence ATGGCCAACACATCCTTCGCAGACCGATTCGACACCCGACTCCCACGTGAACTGCGTGACCCGGGCGCCCAGCTCACGTGGGACGGTTTCGTGGCCAGCTACGGGCGCTGTGCCGGCCCGTTGCGGCTGGGCCGCTGGCGCTGCCTGGACGCCGATCGGCCGGCGACCCGGCTGGGGCTCCAGGGCCGCACCTACCAGGCGACGATCGCCCTCGGAGACCGGACCGGCACGTGCACCGCAGCGGCGCACGGCCCGCTGGCCGCACTGACCGAGATGCTGTACGAACGTGGAATCACGTTGGAAATCCTAGGATTTCATCAGCTCGTCTGCGGCACCGAGATCGCGACGTTCATCCACGGGTCCAACGGCCGGGCGGCAGCGTGGGCGGTGGGCTTCGCGCCCGACGCCGGCGCCTCGGCCGTGGATGCCATCGTCACGTGTGTGAATCGGCTGTTGACGGCGGGCTGA